In a single window of the Streptomyces sp. CGMCC 4.7035 genome:
- a CDS encoding acetylornithine transaminase: MTGTTGNQELTQRWQGALMNNYGTPRLPLVRGEGARLWDADGNQYVDFVGGIAVNALGHAHPAVVEAVSKQIASLGHVSNLFIAEPPVALAERLLQLFGRDGKVFFCNSGAEANEGAFKIGRLTGRTHMVATQGGFHGRTMGALALTGQPGKQQPFLPLPGDVTHVPYGDAQALAAAVTEDTALVIIEPIQGENGVVVPPAGYLKAARAITAATGALLVLDEVQTGIGRTGHWFEYQAHEGVLPDVVTLAKGLGGGLPLGATVAFGRAAELLQPGQHGTTFGGNPIACAAGLAVLDTIAAEGLLENVKRQSEKLRDGIESLAHPLIDHVRGAGLLLGIVLTEPLAPQAQQAAQDAGLLVNAPAPNVVRLMPPLNLGDDDVEACLQALPGVLDAVHGDGRSGE, from the coding sequence ATGACGGGCACGACGGGCAATCAGGAGCTCACCCAGCGGTGGCAGGGCGCGCTCATGAACAACTACGGCACCCCGCGACTGCCCCTCGTCCGCGGCGAGGGCGCGCGGCTGTGGGACGCCGACGGCAACCAGTACGTCGACTTCGTCGGCGGCATCGCCGTCAACGCGCTCGGCCACGCCCACCCCGCGGTCGTCGAGGCCGTCAGCAAGCAGATCGCCTCCCTCGGCCATGTCTCCAACCTGTTCATCGCCGAACCGCCCGTCGCCCTCGCCGAACGGCTCCTCCAGCTCTTCGGCCGCGACGGCAAGGTGTTCTTCTGCAACTCGGGCGCCGAGGCCAACGAGGGCGCCTTCAAGATCGGCCGACTGACCGGCCGCACCCACATGGTGGCCACCCAGGGCGGGTTCCACGGCCGCACCATGGGTGCCCTCGCGCTCACCGGCCAGCCCGGCAAGCAGCAGCCGTTCCTGCCGCTGCCCGGCGACGTCACGCACGTCCCGTACGGCGACGCACAGGCGCTGGCCGCGGCGGTCACCGAGGACACCGCCCTCGTCATCATCGAGCCCATCCAGGGCGAGAACGGGGTCGTCGTCCCGCCCGCCGGTTACCTGAAGGCGGCCCGCGCGATCACCGCCGCCACCGGAGCGCTGCTCGTCCTCGACGAGGTGCAGACCGGAATCGGCCGTACCGGGCACTGGTTCGAGTACCAGGCCCACGAGGGCGTACTGCCCGACGTCGTCACGCTCGCCAAGGGCCTCGGCGGCGGGCTGCCGCTCGGCGCCACCGTCGCCTTCGGCCGGGCCGCCGAGCTGCTTCAGCCCGGTCAGCACGGCACGACGTTCGGCGGCAACCCCATCGCGTGCGCCGCGGGCCTCGCCGTCCTCGACACCATCGCGGCCGAGGGCCTGCTGGAGAACGTGAAGCGGCAGAGCGAGAAGCTGCGGGACGGAATCGAGTCACTGGCGCACCCGTTGATCGACCACGTCCGAGGCGCCGGCCTGCTCCTGGGTATCGTGCTCACCGAGCCGCTCGCTCCCCAGGCGCAGCAGGCGGCTCAGGACGCCGGTCTCCTGGTGAACGCGCCCGCTCCGAACGTCGTACGGCTGATGCCGCCGCTGAACCTCGGCGACGACGACGTGGAGGCGTGCCTCCAGGCGCTCCCTGGTGTCCTCGACGCTGTGCACGGGGACGGACGATCCGGAGAATGA
- a CDS encoding FAD:protein FMN transferase, producing the protein MADQMTDPVEAPPALRHAEEVMGTVFSFDVRGGEPVAVQAALEESIAALHRVDEVFSTYREHSQISRLARGELTVEDCDPEVAEVLGLGAQVERLSDGWFSTRYQGRVDPTGIVKGWAVERAARHLAAAGASGVSVNGGGDVQMYGVPGPHRPWRVGVSDPLRPGALAAVVSAAGADELAVATSGTAERGAHIVDPRTGRSAVTDLVAVTVVGPRLTWVDAWATAAFAMGSREALPWLESLPDVEALLITAGDEVRCTGGLAARLG; encoded by the coding sequence ATGGCCGATCAGATGACCGATCCCGTCGAGGCACCGCCCGCGCTGCGCCACGCGGAGGAGGTGATGGGCACCGTCTTCTCCTTCGACGTGCGCGGTGGCGAGCCCGTGGCCGTCCAGGCCGCGCTGGAAGAGTCGATCGCCGCGCTCCACCGCGTGGACGAGGTGTTCAGCACCTACCGGGAGCACAGCCAGATCTCGCGGCTCGCCCGCGGTGAGCTGACCGTCGAGGACTGCGACCCGGAGGTGGCCGAGGTGCTCGGTCTGGGCGCGCAGGTGGAACGGCTGAGCGACGGCTGGTTCAGCACGCGCTACCAGGGGCGCGTCGACCCGACCGGGATCGTGAAGGGCTGGGCGGTCGAACGGGCGGCCCGGCACCTGGCGGCGGCCGGCGCGAGCGGAGTGAGCGTCAACGGCGGCGGGGACGTGCAGATGTACGGCGTACCCGGGCCGCACCGCCCCTGGCGGGTCGGTGTGTCGGATCCGCTGCGCCCCGGCGCGCTGGCGGCGGTGGTCTCCGCGGCCGGTGCCGACGAGCTGGCCGTGGCCACGTCCGGGACGGCGGAGCGCGGCGCGCACATCGTGGACCCGCGCACCGGCCGCTCCGCGGTGACCGACCTGGTGGCGGTGACCGTGGTGGGTCCCCGGCTGACCTGGGTGGACGCCTGGGCGACGGCGGCCTTCGCGATGGGCTCGCGGGAGGCGCTGCCCTGGCTGGAGTCCCTGCCGGACGTGGAGGCGCTGCTGATCACGGCGGGCGACGAGGTGCGGTGCACGGGAGGGCTGGCGGCTCGGCTGGGGTGA
- a CDS encoding alpha-L-arabinofuranosidase C-terminal domain-containing protein: MSRTTRTRWRIGLGASAFLLATAVLPAPAHAEDVTDYSITVDPAARGAKIDKTMYGIFFEDINRAADGGLYAELVQNRSFEYSTDDNKSYTPLTAWSVDGTAQVVNDAGRLNDRNRDYLSLAAGSSVTNAGYNTGIAVEQGKKYDFSVWARAESGTALTVTLQDADGTLASARRVAAKGGWAQYRATFTATRTSTTGRLTVASTGAAALDMVSLFPRDTYKHEANGLRKDLAEKVAALHPGFVRFPGGCLVNTGSMQDYSEASGWQRKRSYQWKDTIGPVEQRATNANFWGYNQSYGLGYYEYFRFSEDIGAMPLPVVPALVTGCGQNKAVDDDALLKRHIQDTLDLIEFANGPVTSPWGKKRAEMGHPKPFHLTHIEVGNEENLPNEFFTRFKQFRAAIQAKYPYMTVLSNSGPDDAGSTFDTAWQLNRDAKVDMVDEHYYNSPQWFLQNNDRYDSYDRSGPKVFLGEYASWGNAFKNGLAEAAYMTGLERNADVVKLASYAPLFANEDYVQWRPDLVWFNNHASWGSANYEVQKLFMNNVGDRVVPSTATTTPSVSGPISGAVGLSTWATSAAYDDVKVTAADGTPLLSDDFSGDAARWTHTGGGSWSIQDGQYVQTDAAAENTMVSAGDTAWHDYDLHVKATKKSGKEGFLVAFGVKDTGNYYWWNLGGWNNTTTAVEQAVDGGKSTLISKAGTIETGRAYDVDVKVRGRQVTLYLDGQEWGSFTDDKPAEPFRQVVTKDARTGDLIVKVVNAQSSAARAAIDLGGAKVTPKARVTTLAAAPDAVNTETATPVAPVTSTFEGVAGKFTYTFPANSITFLRLRQR, from the coding sequence ATGTCACGCACCACCCGCACCCGCTGGAGAATCGGCCTCGGAGCAAGCGCTTTCCTGCTCGCTACGGCCGTGCTCCCCGCCCCCGCCCACGCCGAGGACGTCACCGACTACTCGATCACCGTCGACCCCGCCGCGCGGGGCGCGAAGATCGACAAGACGATGTACGGCATCTTCTTCGAGGACATCAACCGCGCCGCCGACGGCGGCCTGTACGCCGAGCTGGTCCAGAACCGGTCCTTCGAGTACTCCACCGACGACAACAAGTCGTACACCCCGCTGACCGCCTGGAGCGTCGACGGCACGGCCCAGGTCGTGAACGACGCCGGCCGCCTGAACGACCGCAATCGCGACTACCTCTCCCTGGCCGCGGGTTCGTCGGTCACGAACGCCGGCTACAACACCGGCATCGCCGTCGAGCAGGGCAAGAAGTACGACTTCTCGGTGTGGGCCCGGGCCGAGAGCGGCACCGCCCTCACCGTCACCCTCCAGGACGCCGACGGCACGCTGGCGAGCGCCCGGCGGGTGGCCGCGAAGGGCGGCTGGGCCCAGTACAGGGCCACTTTCACCGCGACCCGCACCAGCACCACGGGCCGCCTCACCGTGGCCTCCACCGGCGCCGCGGCCCTCGACATGGTGTCCCTGTTCCCGCGCGACACCTACAAGCACGAGGCGAACGGCCTGCGCAAGGACCTCGCCGAGAAGGTCGCCGCCCTGCACCCGGGCTTCGTACGCTTCCCCGGCGGCTGCCTCGTCAACACGGGCTCCATGCAGGACTACAGTGAGGCCTCCGGCTGGCAGCGCAAGCGCTCGTACCAGTGGAAGGACACCATAGGCCCGGTCGAGCAGCGCGCGACGAACGCCAACTTCTGGGGCTACAACCAGTCCTACGGCCTCGGCTACTACGAGTACTTCCGCTTCTCCGAGGACATCGGCGCCATGCCGCTGCCGGTGGTCCCGGCCCTGGTCACCGGCTGCGGCCAGAACAAGGCCGTCGACGACGACGCGCTGCTCAAGCGGCACATCCAGGACACGCTCGACCTCATCGAGTTCGCCAACGGGCCGGTGACGTCGCCGTGGGGCAAGAAGCGTGCCGAGATGGGCCACCCCAAGCCCTTCCACCTCACCCACATCGAGGTCGGCAACGAGGAGAACCTTCCGAACGAGTTCTTCACCCGCTTCAAGCAGTTCCGCGCCGCCATCCAGGCGAAGTACCCGTACATGACCGTGCTCTCCAACTCCGGTCCGGACGACGCGGGTTCTACCTTCGACACCGCCTGGCAGCTCAACCGTGACGCCAAGGTCGACATGGTCGACGAGCACTACTACAACAGCCCGCAGTGGTTCCTTCAGAACAACGACCGCTACGACTCCTACGACCGCAGCGGCCCGAAGGTCTTCCTCGGCGAGTACGCCTCCTGGGGCAACGCCTTCAAGAACGGGCTCGCCGAAGCCGCGTACATGACCGGCCTGGAGCGCAACGCGGACGTCGTCAAGCTCGCCTCGTACGCGCCGCTGTTCGCCAACGAGGACTATGTGCAGTGGCGCCCGGACCTGGTGTGGTTCAACAACCACGCCTCCTGGGGCTCGGCCAACTACGAGGTACAGAAGCTCTTCATGAACAACGTGGGCGACCGGGTGGTGCCCAGCACGGCCACCACGACACCGAGCGTGAGCGGCCCCATCAGCGGTGCCGTCGGCCTGTCGACCTGGGCGACCAGCGCTGCGTACGACGACGTGAAGGTCACCGCCGCCGACGGGACCCCGCTGCTCAGCGACGACTTCTCCGGTGACGCCGCGCGGTGGACCCACACCGGCGGTGGCAGCTGGAGCATCCAGGACGGGCAGTACGTCCAGACGGATGCCGCAGCCGAGAACACCATGGTGTCGGCCGGTGACACCGCCTGGCACGACTACGACCTGCATGTGAAGGCCACCAAGAAGTCCGGCAAGGAGGGCTTCCTCGTCGCCTTCGGCGTCAAGGACACCGGCAACTACTACTGGTGGAACCTCGGCGGCTGGAACAACACCACCACCGCGGTCGAACAGGCCGTGGACGGCGGCAAGTCGACGCTGATCTCCAAGGCGGGAACCATCGAGACCGGCCGTGCCTACGACGTCGACGTCAAGGTGCGGGGCCGCCAGGTCACCCTCTATCTCGACGGCCAGGAGTGGGGCAGCTTCACCGACGACAAGCCGGCCGAGCCGTTCCGTCAGGTCGTCACAAAGGACGCGAGGACGGGCGACCTGATCGTGAAGGTCGTCAACGCCCAGTCGTCGGCGGCCCGCGCGGCCATCGACCTCGGTGGCGCGAAGGTCACCCCGAAGGCGCGGGTGACCACGCTCGCCGCCGCGCCCGACGCGGTGAACACCGAGACGGCCACGCCGGTCGCCCCGGTCACGTCCACCTTCGAGGGGGTCGCCGGCAAGTTCACGTACACCTTCCCGGCGAACTCCATCACCTTCCTGCGGCTCAGGCAGAGGTAG
- a CDS encoding carboxymuconolactone decarboxylase family protein: MSESTTREERFAHGLEVLKKVDGEAGQRVVDSLADINPELGHQIVAWAFGDIYARPGLAPRDRQLVTLGMLTALGGCEAQLDVHVNAALNVGLTPEQIVEALLHSAVYCGIPKALNATFAAKKVFAERGLLPLGQQPAQEAPATSA, translated from the coding sequence ATGAGCGAGAGCACCACCCGTGAAGAGCGTTTCGCCCACGGCCTGGAAGTCCTGAAGAAGGTCGACGGCGAGGCCGGGCAGCGGGTCGTCGACTCGCTCGCCGACATCAACCCCGAGCTCGGCCACCAGATCGTCGCCTGGGCCTTCGGTGACATCTACGCCCGCCCCGGGCTCGCCCCGCGCGACCGCCAGTTGGTGACCCTGGGCATGCTCACGGCACTCGGCGGCTGCGAGGCCCAGCTGGACGTGCACGTGAACGCGGCGCTGAACGTGGGTCTCACCCCGGAGCAGATCGTCGAGGCGCTGCTGCACTCGGCCGTGTACTGCGGCATACCGAAGGCACTGAACGCCACCTTCGCCGCGAAGAAGGTCTTCGCCGAGCGCGGGCTGCTGCCGCTCGGACAGCAGCCCGCTCAGGAGGCCCCGGCTACCTCTGCCTGA
- a CDS encoding MerR family transcriptional regulator, producing MTSGQPLQQDREPTLTIAQVAERTGLTHDTLRYYEKAGLIERVGRTTGNQRRYEAADLAWLEFLLRLRETGMSIADMQRFARLRARGDVTVADRLTMLQEHRAELADRIRALRRNAAALDDKIDHYTRLLDEQQPGTDEPT from the coding sequence ATGACCAGCGGACAGCCCCTCCAGCAGGACCGGGAGCCCACCCTGACCATCGCCCAGGTCGCCGAGCGCACCGGCCTCACGCACGACACGCTGCGCTACTACGAGAAGGCAGGCCTGATCGAGCGGGTCGGCCGGACCACCGGCAACCAGCGGCGCTACGAGGCGGCGGACCTGGCCTGGCTGGAGTTCCTGCTGCGGCTGCGCGAGACGGGTATGTCGATCGCCGACATGCAGCGCTTCGCCCGGCTGCGGGCGCGGGGGGACGTCACGGTCGCCGACCGGCTGACGATGCTCCAGGAGCACCGGGCCGAGCTCGCGGACCGGATCCGGGCGCTGCGCCGCAACGCGGCCGCGCTGGACGACAAGATCGACCACTACACACGGCTGCTCGACGAGCAGCAGCCGGGAACGGACGAACCGACATGA
- a CDS encoding DUF6314 family protein, with product MGEFWPVKDALAHLAGRWRVERTVRDLASGEEGHFGGTTVFSPLEDGGDGLLHHESGTFVWQGTPRPAERTLWFLPGRTAGTSDVRFTDGRPFHDLDLTTGHHIAEHPCAADLYRGEFTVYDEDRWRTVWRVGGPAKDLVLTTDYTRERRPSDPVL from the coding sequence ATGGGTGAGTTCTGGCCCGTGAAGGACGCGCTGGCCCATCTGGCCGGACGCTGGCGCGTGGAGCGCACCGTGCGCGACCTCGCGAGCGGCGAGGAAGGGCACTTCGGCGGGACGACCGTGTTCTCGCCCCTTGAGGACGGCGGCGACGGGCTCCTGCACCACGAATCGGGCACGTTCGTCTGGCAGGGCACCCCCCGCCCCGCCGAACGGACGTTGTGGTTCCTGCCCGGGAGGACCGCCGGGACGTCGGACGTGCGGTTCACCGACGGCCGGCCCTTCCACGACCTCGACCTGACGACCGGGCACCACATCGCCGAGCATCCGTGCGCCGCGGACCTCTACCGGGGCGAGTTCACGGTGTACGACGAGGACCGCTGGCGCACGGTGTGGCGAGTCGGCGGGCCGGCCAAGGACCTCGTGCTGACCACCGACTACACGCGCGAGCGCCGTCCCTCAGACCCTGTCCTGTGA
- the argJ gene encoding bifunctional glutamate N-acetyltransferase/amino-acid acetyltransferase ArgJ: MSVTAAKGFSAAGIAAGIKETGNPDLALVVNNGPRRAAAGVFTSNRVKAAPVLWSEQVLKGGEVSAVILNSGGANACTGPKGFQDTHATAEKVADVLGHDAAEVAVCSTGLIGVLLPMDKLLPGVETAAAQLSEHGGEKAAIAIKTTDTVHKTSVVSKDGWTVGGMAKGAGMLAPGLATMLVVLTTDADLDSETLDKALRAATKVTFDRVDSDGCMSTNDTVLLLASGASGITPEYAEFAAAVESVCADLGRQLIGDAEGASKDIKVEVINAASEDDAVEVGRSIARNNLLKCAINGEDPNWGRVLSAIGTTRAVFEPDQLNVAINGVWVCKNGSVGDDRELVDMRYREVHIVADLAAGSETATIWTNDLTADYVHENSAYSS, encoded by the coding sequence GTGAGCGTCACGGCAGCAAAGGGGTTCTCGGCGGCGGGTATCGCCGCCGGGATCAAGGAGACCGGCAACCCGGACCTGGCCCTCGTGGTCAACAACGGGCCCCGCCGCGCCGCCGCGGGCGTCTTCACCTCCAACCGTGTCAAGGCCGCGCCGGTGCTGTGGTCCGAGCAGGTCCTCAAGGGCGGTGAGGTGTCGGCCGTCATCCTCAACTCCGGTGGCGCCAACGCCTGTACGGGCCCCAAGGGTTTCCAGGACACCCACGCCACCGCCGAGAAGGTCGCCGACGTCCTCGGGCACGACGCCGCCGAGGTAGCCGTCTGCTCCACGGGCCTCATCGGCGTCCTGCTGCCCATGGACAAGCTGCTCCCGGGCGTCGAGACGGCCGCCGCCCAGCTCTCCGAGCACGGCGGCGAGAAGGCCGCCATCGCCATCAAGACCACCGACACCGTCCACAAGACGTCCGTCGTCAGCAAGGACGGATGGACCGTCGGCGGCATGGCCAAGGGCGCCGGCATGCTCGCGCCGGGCCTGGCCACCATGCTCGTCGTCCTCACCACCGACGCCGATCTCGACAGCGAGACCCTGGACAAGGCCCTGCGCGCCGCCACCAAGGTCACCTTCGACCGCGTCGACTCCGACGGCTGCATGTCCACCAACGACACCGTGCTGCTGCTCGCCTCGGGCGCGTCCGGAATCACCCCGGAGTACGCGGAGTTCGCCGCGGCCGTCGAGTCGGTCTGCGCCGACCTCGGCCGACAGCTCATCGGCGACGCCGAGGGCGCCAGCAAGGACATCAAGGTCGAGGTGATCAACGCGGCGAGCGAGGACGACGCCGTCGAGGTGGGCCGCTCCATCGCCCGTAACAACCTCCTCAAGTGCGCGATCAACGGCGAGGACCCCAACTGGGGGCGCGTCCTGTCCGCCATCGGCACGACCAGGGCCGTCTTCGAGCCGGACCAGCTCAACGTAGCCATCAACGGCGTCTGGGTGTGCAAGAACGGCAGCGTGGGCGACGATCGGGAACTCGTCGACATGCGCTACCGCGAGGTGCACATCGTCGCCGACCTCGCCGCAGGATCGGAGACCGCCACCATCTGGACCAACGACCTCACCGCCGACTACGTCCACGAGAACAGCGCCTACTCGTCATGA
- the argB gene encoding acetylglutamate kinase: MSNGTTRKHTALPKAQILIEALPWLTRHHGKTVVIKFGGNAMVNEELKAAFAQDIVFLRHAGLRPVVVHGGGPQISAALDKHGIVSEFKAGLRVTTEDAMDVVRMVLAGQVQRELVGLLNQHGPLAVGLTGEDAHTITATKHQPEIDGELVDIGRVGEITEIDTGAIEALLADGRIPVVSSIARSQDDGHVYNVNADTAAAALAAALGAETLMVLTDVEGLYEDWPNSDEVISRLTASQLEKLLPELSSGMVPKMEGCLHAVRNGVNTARVIDGRVQHSILLEIFTDEGIGTMVLPDEHEGDAT; this comes from the coding sequence ATGAGCAACGGAACCACGCGGAAACACACCGCGCTCCCCAAGGCCCAGATCCTCATCGAGGCGCTGCCCTGGCTGACCCGGCACCACGGCAAGACGGTCGTCATCAAGTTCGGCGGAAACGCCATGGTGAACGAGGAGCTGAAGGCCGCCTTCGCCCAGGACATCGTCTTCCTGCGGCACGCCGGCCTCCGGCCCGTCGTCGTGCACGGCGGCGGCCCCCAGATCAGCGCCGCCCTCGACAAGCACGGCATCGTCAGCGAGTTCAAGGCCGGCCTGCGCGTCACCACCGAGGACGCCATGGACGTCGTACGCATGGTGCTGGCCGGACAGGTGCAGCGCGAGCTGGTCGGGCTGCTCAACCAGCACGGGCCGCTCGCCGTCGGCCTCACCGGCGAGGACGCGCACACCATCACCGCCACCAAGCACCAGCCCGAGATCGACGGCGAGTTGGTCGACATCGGGCGGGTGGGCGAGATCACCGAGATCGACACGGGCGCGATCGAGGCCCTGCTCGCCGACGGCCGTATCCCGGTCGTCTCCTCGATCGCGCGGAGCCAGGACGACGGACATGTCTACAACGTCAATGCTGATACGGCGGCTGCGGCACTCGCTGCGGCACTGGGCGCCGAAACCCTCATGGTCCTCACCGACGTCGAGGGCCTCTACGAGGACTGGCCGAACAGCGACGAGGTGATCAGCCGCCTCACCGCATCCCAACTGGAGAAGCTGCTGCCGGAGTTGTCCTCCGGCATGGTGCCGAAGATGGAGGGCTGCCTGCACGCCGTGCGCAACGGCGTGAACACCGCCCGGGTCATCGACGGCCGGGTCCAGCACTCGATCCTGCTGGAGATCTTCACGGACGAGGGCATCGGCACCATGGTGCTGCCCGACGAGCACGAGGGGGACGCCACATGA
- a CDS encoding arginine repressor produces MSQAQDHENAGPSVPQTRTARHRRIVDILNRQPVRSQSQLAKLLADDGLSVTQATLSRDLDELNAVKIRNTDGDLIYAVPSEGGFRTPRAPLGESAKEERMRRLSQELLISAEASANLVVLRTPPGAAQFLASAIDQAELHDILGTIAGDDTLLLISRDPSGGQALADHLLRLAQNNH; encoded by the coding sequence ATGAGTCAGGCGCAGGACCACGAGAACGCGGGACCCTCCGTGCCGCAGACCCGCACGGCCCGCCACCGCCGGATCGTGGACATCCTCAACCGGCAACCGGTGCGCTCCCAGAGCCAGTTGGCGAAGCTCCTCGCCGACGACGGGCTGAGCGTCACGCAGGCGACGCTCTCCCGGGACCTGGACGAGCTGAACGCGGTGAAGATCCGCAACACCGACGGCGACCTCATCTACGCGGTCCCGAGCGAGGGCGGCTTCCGCACCCCGCGCGCACCGCTGGGCGAGTCGGCCAAGGAGGAGCGGATGCGGCGCCTGTCCCAGGAGCTGCTGATCTCCGCGGAGGCCTCCGCCAACCTCGTGGTCCTGCGTACGCCGCCGGGCGCGGCCCAGTTCCTGGCCTCGGCCATCGACCAGGCGGAACTGCACGACATCCTCGGCACGATCGCGGGCGACGACACGCTCCTGCTGATCAGCCGGGATCCGAGCGGGGGGCAGGCGCTGGCGGACCACCTGCTGCGGTTGGCACAGAACAACCACTGA
- a CDS encoding histidine phosphatase family protein, whose product MPLRVTFVAAARSSSVLAERFEDDRPLDQAGWDAVQSVAGELVPLAAAELRYCSPTPRSRATGDALGYAPLVQPALRDCDMGRWRGFTLGEAMAREPSAVDSWLADPRSAPHGGESLMSFISRVGGWLDTRPVGDGSRIVAVAEPSVVRAALVYALKAHPSSYWNIDVRPLSTITLAGLGGRWNLRLEAVSQDRV is encoded by the coding sequence ATGCCTCTTCGGGTCACGTTCGTCGCCGCCGCGCGCAGTTCCTCGGTGCTCGCGGAGCGATTCGAGGACGACCGGCCGTTGGACCAGGCCGGCTGGGACGCGGTGCAGAGTGTCGCCGGCGAGCTGGTGCCACTGGCGGCTGCCGAGCTGCGCTATTGCTCACCGACGCCGCGGAGCCGGGCGACCGGGGACGCGCTCGGGTACGCGCCGCTGGTGCAGCCCGCGCTGCGGGACTGCGACATGGGCCGCTGGCGTGGGTTCACGCTGGGCGAGGCGATGGCCCGGGAACCCTCGGCGGTGGACTCCTGGCTCGCGGATCCCCGTTCCGCGCCGCACGGCGGCGAGTCGCTGATGTCGTTCATCTCGCGTGTGGGCGGCTGGCTGGACACGCGCCCCGTGGGCGACGGCAGCAGGATCGTCGCAGTGGCGGAGCCGTCGGTGGTGCGGGCCGCGCTGGTGTACGCCCTCAAGGCGCATCCCTCGTCGTACTGGAACATCGACGTCCGGCCCCTGTCGACGATCACGCTCGCCGGGCTGGGCGGGCGCTGGAACCTCCGCTTGGAGGCCGTGTCACAGGACAGGGTCTGA
- the argC gene encoding N-acetyl-gamma-glutamyl-phosphate reductase: MAVRAAVAGASGYAGGEVLRLLLAHPEVEIGALTGNSNAGQRLGALQPHLLPLADRVLEETTAEVLSGHDVVFLALPHGQSAAVAEQLGPDVLVVDMGADFRLKAAADWEKFYGSPHAGTWPYGLPELPGARAALEGSKRIAVPGCYPTAASLALFPAYAAGLAENEAVIVAASGTSGAGKAPKPHLLGSEVMGSMSPYGVGGVHRHTPEMIQNLGAAAGETVSVSFTPTLAPMPRGILATCSAKAKPGVTAEAVRAAYEKAFADEPFVHLLPEGQWPATASVYGSNAVQVQVAYDAAAHRIIAISAIDNLTKGTAGGAVQSMNIALGLDETTGLSTIGVAP, encoded by the coding sequence ATGGCGGTACGAGCGGCGGTGGCCGGAGCGAGCGGGTATGCGGGCGGAGAGGTCCTGCGCCTGCTCCTCGCGCACCCCGAGGTCGAGATCGGCGCCCTGACCGGCAACTCCAACGCCGGGCAGCGGCTCGGCGCGTTGCAGCCGCATCTGCTGCCGCTGGCGGACCGCGTGCTGGAGGAGACCACCGCCGAGGTTCTCTCCGGCCATGACGTCGTCTTCCTCGCCCTGCCCCACGGCCAGTCCGCCGCCGTCGCCGAGCAGCTCGGCCCGGACGTGCTCGTGGTCGACATGGGCGCCGACTTCCGGCTGAAGGCCGCGGCCGACTGGGAGAAGTTCTACGGTTCCCCGCACGCCGGAACCTGGCCCTACGGCCTCCCCGAACTGCCGGGTGCCCGCGCCGCGCTGGAGGGGTCCAAGCGCATCGCGGTACCCGGTTGCTATCCCACCGCCGCCTCGCTCGCGCTCTTCCCGGCGTACGCGGCGGGCCTGGCCGAGAACGAGGCGGTGATCGTCGCGGCCTCCGGCACCTCCGGCGCCGGCAAGGCGCCCAAGCCCCACCTGCTCGGCTCCGAGGTCATGGGGTCGATGTCGCCGTACGGCGTCGGCGGCGTCCACCGGCACACGCCCGAGATGATCCAGAACCTCGGCGCGGCCGCCGGGGAGACGGTCTCCGTCTCCTTCACACCGACCCTCGCCCCGATGCCGCGCGGCATCCTCGCCACGTGCAGCGCGAAGGCGAAGCCCGGCGTCACCGCCGAGGCCGTCCGCGCGGCCTACGAGAAGGCCTTCGCCGACGAGCCCTTCGTCCACCTCCTTCCCGAGGGGCAGTGGCCCGCCACCGCGTCCGTCTACGGTTCCAACGCTGTTCAGGTGCAGGTCGCGTACGACGCCGCCGCGCACCGCATCATCGCGATCAGCGCCATCGACAACCTGACCAAGGGCACCGCGGGCGGTGCCGTCCAGAGCATGAACATCGCCCTGGGTCTCGACGAGACCACCGGACTTTCCACGATCGGAGTCGCACCGTGA